One region of Paramagnetospirillum magnetotacticum MS-1 genomic DNA includes:
- a CDS encoding PAS domain-containing sensor histidine kinase, whose amino-acid sequence MVAIKDKVLSTASSLSADELPSAESLLHELRVHQIELEMQNEELRRAQLALEESRDRYVDLFDFAPVGYVTLSEKGLIEGMNLTAASLLGRERAAMHQTRFSVLVAPEDGDDWHRFLLSMMRDGERSRRTIELHLVRGDGLWFPAQLDCVRITGDDHEANLRLALIDISVRKQAEAEQLAAVRMEYLRQLAVEEMLTEQRERHAIATDLHDGLGQTLHVARIKLETLAKGLPPETPSRALLDDLSGLLSEASRDVRALTSKLSPPALMDLGLVPALSSLAAEMERVYGLEVAVEDDGAPKPLTPSQAAILFRAVRELLINVSKHAGVGTATVKVSAAKGRLVIAVADKGRGIGDWRDTALAGKGFGLPSVHERLVFLKGAMGISSGVRGGTTVILEMPMDT is encoded by the coding sequence ATGGTCGCGATCAAAGACAAGGTTCTTTCGACAGCGTCCTCGCTTTCAGCCGATGAATTGCCTTCGGCGGAGAGTCTCCTCCACGAACTGCGCGTTCATCAGATTGAACTGGAGATGCAGAACGAGGAACTGCGCCGGGCCCAACTGGCCTTGGAGGAGTCCCGTGACCGCTATGTGGATCTCTTCGATTTCGCACCGGTGGGATATGTCACCCTTTCCGAAAAGGGTCTGATCGAGGGGATGAACCTCACGGCCGCCAGCCTTCTGGGGCGCGAGCGCGCCGCGATGCATCAAACGCGCTTCAGCGTCCTGGTGGCGCCCGAGGATGGCGATGATTGGCACCGCTTTCTGCTGTCCATGATGCGGGACGGCGAACGCAGCCGACGGACGATCGAGCTTCATCTTGTCCGGGGCGATGGGCTTTGGTTTCCCGCCCAATTGGATTGCGTGCGCATCACGGGCGATGATCACGAGGCCAATCTCCGTCTGGCGCTCATCGATATCTCTGTGCGCAAGCAGGCCGAGGCGGAGCAGCTTGCCGCGGTGCGCATGGAGTATCTGCGCCAATTGGCGGTGGAGGAAATGCTGACCGAGCAGAGGGAGCGCCACGCCATCGCCACCGACCTGCATGACGGTCTGGGCCAGACACTGCATGTGGCCCGCATCAAGTTGGAGACCCTGGCCAAGGGATTGCCGCCCGAGACTCCTTCCCGCGCCCTGCTCGATGATCTGAGCGGCCTGCTGTCGGAGGCAAGCCGGGACGTGCGCGCCCTGACCTCCAAGCTCAGCCCCCCGGCGCTGATGGATTTGGGGCTGGTGCCAGCGCTTTCCTCCCTGGCCGCCGAGATGGAGCGGGTCTACGGCCTGGAGGTCGCGGTGGAGGATGACGGTGCGCCAAAGCCCCTGACCCCATCGCAGGCGGCCATATTGTTCCGGGCCGTGCGCGAGCTTCTCATCAATGTGTCAAAGCATGCCGGGGTCGGTACCGCAACGGTCAAGGTCAGCGCCGCCAAGGGACGGCTTGTCATCGCGGTGGCGGACAAGGGGCGCGGAATCGGCGATTGGCGTGATACGGCCCTGGCCGGAAAAGGTTTCGGACTGCCCAGCGTCCATGAGCGGCTGGTCTTTCTGAAGGGTGCCATGGGGATCTCGAGCGGTGTTCGTGGCGGCACCACGGTTATCTTGGAAATGCCCATGGACACCTAG
- a CDS encoding serine/threonine-protein kinase, with product METIGRYTVTRHLIDTVFSRLYLASDQALGRPVVIKVFAVDAAKPEPPFSRAEWLRRFVAEGRIMASLDHINILRVHEIGRMPDGAPYLVLPFMRANLPRLTGFDTDEPGMAEDERPQRLAVSVALPILFQVLSALAYLHGRGIVHRDIKPANILLTARQEGVVKLCDFGMARQGAATDAASNAWFGTLDYISPEQRGGTGAVDGQTDIYSTAAMAYRLLSGQLPGDEARPPLTELVPSLPGALADWVADGMARDPAARPTAPQSLARIAPLLGR from the coding sequence ATGGAGACGATCGGGCGATACACCGTCACCCGCCATCTGATCGACACGGTGTTTTCGCGCCTGTATCTGGCCTCGGATCAGGCTCTGGGCCGCCCTGTGGTGATCAAGGTCTTCGCCGTGGATGCGGCCAAACCGGAACCGCCTTTCAGCCGGGCCGAGTGGCTGCGCCGTTTCGTGGCCGAGGGGCGGATCATGGCGTCGCTGGACCATATCAATATCCTGCGGGTCCATGAGATCGGACGCATGCCCGACGGCGCGCCTTATCTGGTGTTGCCCTTCATGCGGGCCAATCTGCCGCGTCTGACCGGCTTTGACACGGACGAGCCCGGCATGGCCGAAGACGAGAGGCCGCAGCGGCTGGCCGTCTCCGTCGCTTTGCCGATCCTGTTCCAGGTCCTGTCGGCCCTGGCCTATCTGCATGGCCGGGGCATCGTTCACCGCGATATCAAGCCGGCCAATATCTTGCTGACGGCGCGGCAAGAGGGCGTGGTCAAGCTGTGCGATTTCGGCATGGCGCGCCAAGGCGCCGCCACCGATGCCGCCTCCAATGCCTGGTTCGGAACCTTGGACTATATCAGCCCGGAGCAGCGCGGCGGGACGGGGGCGGTCGATGGGCAGACGGATATCTATTCCACGGCGGCCATGGCCTATCGCCTGCTGAGCGGGCAATTGCCGGGTGACGAGGCCAGGCCGCCCCTGACGGAGCTTGTTCCGTCCTTACCAGGGGCCCTGGCGGACTGGGTGGCGGACGGAATGGCCCGCGACCCGGCGGCGCGTCCGACCGCCCCGCAATCCCTGGCGCGGATCGCTCCTCTGCTTGGCAGGTGA